TGTGCGCGAGCCAGACGAGTATGCCCGTGGCCACATTACCCCCCTGCTGGTACCCGTAGGGAGCCTGATGGCACGGCTGGATGCACTGGAGAACTACAAGGAACAGGAGCTGATTGTACACTGCCGGAGTGGCAAGCGTAGCGCAGCTGCCGTGGAGGTGCTGAAGCAGTCGGGTTTTTCGAATCCACGCAACCTGGTGGGCGGCATGCTGGCCTGGAAAGACGAGGTGGATCCCAATTTTGTTGTTTAGCGCGGCACGATATTCGTGCCCTGCATAGCTATCCCCAGGGTGTGGGATCTTGTACAGGATAAAAGCCCCAGTATGGGGCTTTTCTTTGTTACACAGAACTGGCTGCACAGAACTGCCCCTAATATGCTGAAGGCATTGGGTGCCCGCATTTGCGGTACGCGGGGGCTATGTTCTATCGGCTATGTTTTACCCAAGGGCCGGGCGGGGCACAAAAAAGGGGTAGCAAACGGCTACCCCCTTGTTTATGCGTACTTTTTCGCAGCTATTCTCCAGCTTTCTCCACTACCTCAAATTTCAGCGCTGCCTTTATCTCTTTGTGCAGGCTTACTTTGGCCGTATAGATGCCGGTGTTCTTCACCTCTTGCTCGAAGGTGATTTTGCGGCGGTCGATCTCGTACCCGGCTTCTTTCAGCAGGTTGCTGAGCATCAGGGTAGTTATGCTGCCGTATATCTTGCCTTCCTTGCCTACCAGGGTGGGCACTTGCAGGGTTAGGGCTTCCAGCTTTTTCACCTGTGCCAGCGCCTCTTCCTTCTGCTTGGCCAGGCGGTGTGCGGCCTGGCGCAGGTTTTCGGCATGTGCTTTTTTGGCGCTGGGGGTAGCCACAGTAGCCATCCCGTTGGGTATCAGGTAGTTGTTGGCATAGCCGGGTTTTACCTTTACCAGGTCGTCCTTGTCGCCCAGGTTGGGCACATCTTGTAGCAAAATGATCTCCATGGCTGTGCTTATTTTAGGCGGTCGGTTACGAAGGGTAGCAGGCCCAGGTGGCGTGCGCGCTTAACGGCCAGGCCCAGGCGGCGCTGATACTTGAGGCTGGTGCCAGTGATGCGGCGTGGCAGGATTTTGCCCTGCTCGTTCACAAATTTCTTCAGAAACTCGGGGTCTTTGTAGTCTATGTACTTGATGCCCGATTTCTTGAAGCGGCAATATTTCTTGGTGCGCTCGCGCACATCGCTAAAGTTTGGGTTTAGCGGGGCTGCGCCAATTTTTTCTTCTGACATGCTAGTTTTGGTTTTGGCGTTGCTTACGTTTTACGTTCCACTCTACGGCATGCTTGTCCAGCTTCACCGTCAGGTAGCGCATCAGGCGCTCGTCGTACTGGTACTCCCGCTCCAGGGTCTGTATCAGCTCGCTGGCCGGTGCCAGAAATTCGGTGTACACGTAGTAGCCAGTTTCTTTTTTGCGAATGGGGTAGGCTAGCTTGCGGAATCCCCATACCTCCTGGTTTATAATCTCTGCCCCGTTGTCGGTCAGTAGCTTAGTAAACTTTTCGGTCATTTCCTTGTACACGGCGGGCTCTAAGTCCGGCGTAACGATGAAGGTGGTTTCGTATACTCTCTTTTCAGACATACTGCTTTCGAGAAAATTTTTGAACCGCAAAGATAGCTTTTTTTCTTTTTCCACACACTGCTACTTCTGGTCGCCCGCCCTTCTTTCTGTTAGGCTAGTGGCTGGGGTTAGCCGTTCGGGCTGTCGTTTGCGGCTGCTGTGCCTAAAAAATATAGCCCACACCGCTGAAGATGTGGGCTATCGATTTCGGCGCTCTGCGGGGGCCTGTACGGGGCCTACTTCAGCAGGCTGCCGGCATACTGCCAGTTGATTACATTCCAGAATGCCTCTATGTAGTCGGGGCGTTTGTTCTGGTGCTTCAGGTAGTAGGCATGCTCCCACACGTCTATGCCCAGTATGGGCGTGCCATTATCGGCTACGGTGGGTAGCTTCATCAGCGGGTTTTCCTGGTTGGCGGTCTTGCTTACCTTCAGCTTGCCATCTGCCGTCTGTACAATCCAGGCCCAGCCGGAGCCGAATACGGTGGCTGCTGCATCGGCAAAGGCAGCCTTCAGTGGCTCCAGCCCGCCAAAG
This genomic window from Bacteroidota bacterium contains:
- a CDS encoding rhodanese-like domain-containing protein — translated: MADITVKELKERLDKGEHLHILDVREPDEYARGHITPLLVPVGSLMARLDALENYKEQELIVHCRSGKRSAAAVEVLKQSGFSNPRNLVGGMLAWKDEVDPNFVV
- the rplI gene encoding 50S ribosomal protein L9, with the translated sequence MEIILLQDVPNLGDKDDLVKVKPGYANNYLIPNGMATVATPSAKKAHAENLRQAAHRLAKQKEEALAQVKKLEALTLQVPTLVGKEGKIYGSITTLMLSNLLKEAGYEIDRRKITFEQEVKNTGIYTAKVSLHKEIKAALKFEVVEKAGE
- the rpsR gene encoding 30S ribosomal protein S18 produces the protein MSEEKIGAAPLNPNFSDVRERTKKYCRFKKSGIKYIDYKDPEFLKKFVNEQGKILPRRITGTSLKYQRRLGLAVKRARHLGLLPFVTDRLK
- the rpsF gene encoding 30S ribosomal protein S6; this encodes MSEKRVYETTFIVTPDLEPAVYKEMTEKFTKLLTDNGAEIINQEVWGFRKLAYPIRKKETGYYVYTEFLAPASELIQTLEREYQYDERLMRYLTVKLDKHAVEWNVKRKQRQNQN